One Flagellimonas sp. CMM7 genomic region harbors:
- a CDS encoding DUF4199 domain-containing protein, translated as MEENQPKTGKFSLNYGLILGLVSVVFGIMLYTQDMHTSQSPALMIIGIVLAAIVTFIGISNFRKANEGFLTLSQALKIGAGIALISAIIAIVYNLVLVNAIDPDAPSKIMDARLGPALESGEITQEQFNVQKDQSLKFWWMGYPVLLILNILIGLVLGLISGLILKKAKPAY; from the coding sequence ATGGAAGAAAATCAACCAAAAACGGGAAAATTTTCCCTTAACTATGGCCTAATACTGGGATTGGTATCAGTGGTATTTGGAATAATGCTATATACTCAAGACATGCACACTTCACAAAGTCCCGCACTTATGATCATTGGTATTGTACTTGCTGCAATCGTTACTTTTATTGGTATTTCTAACTTTAGAAAAGCCAATGAAGGTTTTTTGACCCTTAGCCAAGCTTTAAAAATTGGCGCTGGCATTGCATTAATATCTGCAATTATTGCAATAGTATACAATCTTGTCTTAGTAAACGCAATAGACCCAGATGCACCTTCCAAAATCATGGATGCACGCTTAGGTCCGGCGCTGGAAAGTGGGGAAATTACCCAAGAACAATTTAATGTACAAAAAGACCAGAGCTTAAAGTTCTGGTGGATGGGATATCCTGTTCTTTTGATATTAAACATCCTAATTGGACTTGTTTTAGGATTGATTAGTGGTTTAATTCTGAAAAAAGCCAAACCCGCATACTAA
- a CDS encoding type B 50S ribosomal protein L31, whose product MRKGIHPENYRLVAFKDMSNDDVFLTKSTAEAKETITVDGVEYPLVKLEISRTSHPYYTGKTKLVDTAGRIDKFKNKYKKFSKEDKSEE is encoded by the coding sequence ATGAGAAAAGGTATACACCCAGAAAATTATAGATTGGTAGCTTTTAAAGATATGTCCAATGATGATGTATTTCTTACAAAATCTACTGCGGAAGCTAAAGAGACTATCACTGTTGATGGCGTTGAGTATCCTTTAGTAAAATTGGAGATATCTAGAACTTCTCACCCATATTACACAGGTAAAACCAAATTGGTCGATACTGCTGGTAGAATTGATAAGTTCAAGAACAAATACAAGAAATTCAGCAAAGAGGATAAAAGCGAAGAATAA